CGCGGGTGCGCCCCGGGTCGCGATGGACGTCGAGTCGGCGGACCTCAGCGGCGTCTCGGGCACGCCCACGTTCTTCGTCAACGGCCGCCGCCACTACGGCGCCTACGACATCGCCTCGCTGACGGCGGCGGTCCGTGCGGCGCGCCAGCGGGCGTCGCTGACGGGGGCGGGCCGCAAGGACTGAGGGGGCCGACGACGTATCAGGCGGTACGGGCCCGCAGGCGTCGCAGCATGCGGGCGTCCTCGAAGCCGACCGCGTGGGCGGCGGCGTCGACGGTGAGGCCGTGGCTGATGAGGTGCTCGGCGCGTTCGAGGCGCAGGGCCTGCTGGTAGCGCAGCGGGGTGAGGCCGCCGGTCGCCCGGGTGAAGAGGCGGGTGAGGGTGCGTTCGCTCACCCCGACGGCGGCGGCCAGGTCGGGCAGGGGCAGTGCCTGGTCGAACCGGGTGTCGAGCAGGTCCTGGGCTCGGTGCACAGTGTCGTCCAGGTGGGACCGGTGGCGGAGCATCGTGCTGGCCTGCGGTTCGTTGCCGTTGCGCCGTGCGTAGACGACCATGTCCCGCGCCACCTGCGCGGCGACGGCGGGGCCGTGCCGGGTGGCGACCAGGTGCAGGGCGAGGTCGATCCCGCTGGCGATGCCGGCGGAGGTGACCACCCGGTCGTCGGCGGTGTAGAGCACATCACGGACGACGACCGCCCGGGGGTAGCGGCGGGCGAGTTCGTCCTGGACGTCGTGGTGCGTGGTGCAGCGGCGGCCGTCGAGGAGGCCGGCCCGGCCGAGCGCGTCGGCTCCGGCGCAGACGCTGGCTACGGTGCCGCCCCGGGCGTGGTGGTCGCGCAGGACACGGAGCGCCGGCTCGCCGATGGCGGGTGCGTCGGCGAGGTCGAGCGCGCGCCAGCCGGGGACCACGATCAGGTCCTCGGGGCCCAGCTCGGGCCAGTCGACCCGGGTCACCAGGGGCAGGCCCTGGGCCGTCGGGACCTGCGGCTGCTCGGCGACGTAGTGGAGTGTGTAGGGGTGCCCGAAGTCGGCGGCCGTGGAGAAGGCCTGCGCGGGTCCCGCGAGGTCCAGCAGATGGACTCCGGGCACCAGGAAGAAGACGATGTGGCTCACGATCCGGTCATCATGCCCGAGAGCCGGCCGCTGCTTCCAGTTCGTCGACGGTGGCGATGGTGGCGAACCGTCCGGCCAGGGCGTACTCGGTGCGCCGGACGATCTCCTCGGCGCTCAGGGTGCGCGGGTCGGCCAGCAGCTCGGCCACGGACTGTCCGGCGGGGGCGTCGCGGTGTGCGATGGGGTTGGTCGCCGTGGCGTCGGTGACGAAGGTGACCCGGTACCCGAGGTCGCTCGCGACGCGGGTGGTCGTCTCGACGCACTGCTCGGTGCGAATGCCGCAGACGACGAGTTCGCGGATACCGCGTTCGGTGAGGAGTTGCTGCAGGTTGGTGGTGGTGAAGGCGTTGTGCGAGGTCTTGTGGACGAGCGGTTCGCCCTCCTCGCGGTGGAGCTCCTCCAGCAGCCGGACGTGGCCGAGCGCGGGGTCGAACACGCCGCCGCTGCCCGGCTCCGAGTGCAGTACCCACACCACGGTGTCCCCGGCCTGCCGGGCGAGGCGGACGAGGCGGTCCACCTGGTGCGCGATCTTCGGGCGGGAGATGGTCTCCCACAGCGGGCCTGCGCGGAAGGATTCCTGGACGTCGATGACGACGAGTGCTCGGCTCATGGGTCCACTCTGACGGGCGCGGACACAGCGGCGACAGGCCTCATCGGGTCCACCCCCGGACCGATCCGGTCACGAGCCCCACAGACCGCCCTCGACTCCTGCGACCCCGACGAGGAGTCGAGCCGCGCACTCTCCGGCCCGCACGGCGTGCACGGCCGCACTGGAGCGGCAACGCGCCGGGGCGGGGTCGAACCCGACCCGCACCACACCGGCGCGGACAGCCCCGTGACCCCGCCGCCTTCACGACCGCCACCCTCCTGCGTCATGCCCTGATCGATGCCCCTTCGCGACCAGGAGAATGACCCCATGAACCCACTGCTCCACCTCGGCTGCACGCTCGACGAGGTAGATCCTCCTCGATGGCCCGCACCCGGCGCGGATGCCACCCGGCTCGTCCGGACCGTGCACGGGTTGCGGCACAGCAAGCTCGGCGATCTGCGCCCGGGCGACCTGCGCATGCTGGTGGCGCAGCAGGTGGCTCTGCACTGCACCCTCCCGCTGGCGGCGCTTCTGCTGCTCGAAGAGCCGCTGCTCGACGCGACGTTCTATCCGGGTGACCTCCTGCTCACGGCCGTGGGGGCGTCGGAGTCGGCCTGGGCCCTGGTTCCTGATCTGCGTACGCGGCTGAGCAGCGTGATCGCGGCCCTGCCGGACGCCGAGATCGCCGAGCTGCCGCGGGGCTCGGCCGAGGAACTCGCCCGGTTCAGCGGGAGGAGCGCCACACAACCCTGAGCGGGAAAAGGGCAGTTCAGGTTCCGGCGACTCGAAAACTACTTGAGTTCATTGATTGTTGAGCGCCGACGGCTAGGCAAGCGGGATCACTCCACCGATCATCTTGTCATGAACCTGCTGCCCAACCGGGCGGCACCTTCGTGGAGGTGTGGGATGCACCGTAGATTCGCCACCGGCCTTGCCGCCTCGACCATGGCGCTGGCCGCTGTCACCGCGACCGCCGGCACGGCCACCGCCGCTCCTGCCGACAAGCCCCAGATCCTGTCCAGCTGGACGCAGACGAGCGCGTCGAGCTACAACCTCTGGGCCGCGGCACGCTCGAATCAGGCCGCCTGGTCGGCGTACTCGTTCGACTGGTCCACCGACTACTGCTCCTCCTCGCCGGACAACCCCTTCGGTTTCCCCTTCTCCACCTCCTGCGCCCGTCACGACTTCGGCTACCGCAACTACAAGGCCGCCGGATCCTTCGACGCCAACAAGTCCCGTCTCGACAGCGCCCTCTACGAGGACCTCAAGCGGGTCTGCAACGCCTACAGCGGCGCGACGAAGACCGCCTGCACCAGCACCGCGTGGACCTACTACCAGGCGGTCAAGGCCCTCGGCTGACATCGAGGACCAAGTCCAGCCTGACGCAACGGTTGTGGCGTTCCGTCAGTTCCGTCAGACCTCATGGGTGCGCTCCCGCCCGAGGCGTGCCGCTGCCTGACGAGTACCACCCGGTCAGAAGCCTCCGGCCCGACCGCGACCACCCGCATCAGCCCCGCCGTCCTCGCGCCGGCCGATGCGGCGGTCGGGCCGCTGCTCCGACCTCCTCGCCCTCGCCCTCCCCTCCCTGTCCGCCCGGTACCGCCCGTCAGGCACATTCGCGCGGACGGGCCGAGAATGAGGGAGGCGGCTGATCGGCGAGTGAGAGCGCGGGCGGGTGAGCGATGACGGCGGACGACTCGGCACCCCTGCCCGACGAAGTACCTGCGGTTCCCGTCGCACCGACGTCACCCATGGCATCCACTGTTCCGGGGGTATCCGAGGCGTCCGCACCCTCCGCGGCCGGGCACAACGGGCCGCCGCCCCCGCCGACCGGGGTGACGGACGGTCCCGGCCCGTCGAGCGCGCAGGACGTGGCCGCCGACGGCCGTTCGGCGGCAGGCCATGAGGACGGGCGCGGGGACCGCTCGCAGGACGAGAGAGCCACGCTCGTCCAGCTGGCGACACGGCTGAAGGCCGCTCACCCCACGATCGAGGCGTCCGTCGTCGACGACACCGTCACCGCGGCCCACGACGCGTTCCGGGAGGCGAAGATCAGGACGTACGTTCCGATCCTGGTCGAGCGCCGGGCCCGGAACCTGCTCGCCGCCATCGAACGCGAGGGCGCCACCTCCCCGGAACCGCCGTCGCTGTCCGCACCCGCCGCCCCTCCCGGCACCGTGCCCGCCGCCGCGACCGCGTTCCGCGTCGTCAGCGACCAGGGGCCGGCCACCGGGGCCCCCGGCCTCGAGCTCTAGGCCCGCTCACGGGATCTCCTGCTCGGCCCAGATGACCTTCCCCTCGGGTGTGTGGCGGGCCCCCCAGCGCAGGGAGAGCTGCGCCACCAGGAAGAGGCCGCGGCCTCCCTCGTCGGTGCTGCGGGCGTGCCGCAGTCGCGGGGCGGTACTGCTGGCGTCGACGACCTCGCAGGTCAGCCGGGAGTCGAGGAGCAGCCTCAGTCGGATGGGCGGCTCGGCGTAGCGGATCGCGTTGGTGACCAGTTCGCTCACGATGAGTTCCGTCGTCATGGCCAGGTCGCCCAGGCCCCACTCCTCGACGCGGCGGGTGGCCCGGGCCCGTACGTCGGACACGGCCGCGGGGTCCACCGGGACGTCCCACGAGACGACCCGGTCGGCTCCCAGCGTGTGGGTGCGTGCGAGGAGCAGGACGATGTCGTCGGGCTGCGGCACGGGGACGAGTTGGCGGACCGCCGCCGAGCAGAGGGCTTCGAGGTCTTGGTCCGGGCCTGCGAGCAGCTCGCCGAGCCGGGCCATGCCCTGCTCCATGTCGTGGTCGCCCTCGACCAGGCCGTCGGTGTACAGGCCGACCAGGCTGTTCTCCTCCAGCTCGATCTCGTGCGCCTCGAAGGCCATCCCGCCGAGACCGAGCGGCGGGCCGGCGGGAAGCTCGGGGAAGGAGACCTGTCCGTCGGGTCCGACGACCACGGGTGGCGGATGTCCGGCCCGCGCCATCGTGCAGCACCGGGTGACAGGGTCGTAGACGGCGTACAGGCAGGTCGCTCCGAGGAAGGAGGACGCGGATCCGTTCCGTCCGGCCGCCTCGTCATGGGTCTTCTCCTCGCTGAGGCGGAGCACGAGGTCGTCGAGGTGGGCCAGGAGTTCGTCGGGGGGCAGTTCCATGTCGGCGAGGGTCTGTACGGCGGTGCGCAGGCGGCCCATGGTGGCGGCGGCGGTGATGCCGTGGCCGACCACGTCGCCGACCACCAGGCCGACGCGGGCGCCGGACAGCGGGATCACGTCGAACCAGTCGCCGCCGACCCCGCCGGTCGGGTCGGCGGGCAGGTAGGAGGAGGCGATGTCCAGTGCTGTTCCGCCGGTCGGGGGATGGGGCAGCAGGCTGTGCTGGAGGGTGACGGCCGCCGTGTGCTCCCGGGTGTAGCGGCGGGCGTTGTCGACGCACAGGGCCGCCCGTGCCACCACCTCGCGGGCCAGCAGGACGTCGTCGGGCAGGAACGAGACCGGGTTGAGGGAGCGGACGAACGTGGCGAGGCCGAGGGCGGTGTGGCGGGCCCTCATCGGCACGGAGATGAGGGAGTGCAGGCCGAAGCGGCGGATGCTCTTCGCCCGCTCGGGTTCCTCGGCGAGCCACAGCGCGTCGGCCGGGTCGAGAACGGAGAGGAGGACCGGTTCGCCCTCGGTGAGCAGGTGGACGTCGTGCGGCGGCGGGAGGAAGTCGGCACGGTCCCCGATCCGGGCGACGGCCTCCGGGCATCCCTCGCGCACCGAGCTCATCGCGGCGCGCCGCATCTCCGGTGTGACGGAGGCGGGCCCCGCGTCGGACAGCCAGGCACCGTGCCCCTCCGTGCTGAGCACCGACTCCAGGAGGTCGACGACGACGAAGTCAGCGAAGCGGGGCACCGCGAAGTCGGCGAGTTCCTGCGCGGTCCGCAGGACGTCGAGGGTGCCGCCGATGCTGGTGCCCGCCTCGTTCACCAGGGACAGGAGCTCCCGGGCGTTCCACCGCTCGGTGATGTCGAGGACCGTGTAGCACACGCCGGTGAAGGAGTTGTCGGCTCCGAGCAGGGGGAAGAACGAGGTGGAGTAGGCGTGTTGGCGGTACGGGTCGGCCCAACTCCATCCCAGGTACTCGTAGTCGATGACGGGGTCGCCGGTGGCCAGGACCTTGTGCATCAGCCCTTCGATGGTCTCCGACAGGAGGCCGGGCAGCAGTTCGGTGAGGCGGCGCCCGAGGCGCTGGTCGCGGGGGACGCCGCCCAGGTGTTCCAGGGTGTCGTTCATCCACGCGTAGCGCAGGTCCAGGTCGAGCACGGCCATGCCGACCGGCGCGCGGGTCACGAACCGGTCGAGGAAGGCCGGGTCGGCCGTCCATCGCCGGCGCTGGTCCCGCGCCGACACCAGGAAGCACTCACGGCCGTCGATGCCGAACGCCGCGGAGACCCGCAGGTCCACCTCGACGGGCCGCCCGTCCCTGCGGCGCAGGGGGACGGAGCCGCTCCACCCCATGCCGGCGCGGCAGCGGTCGGCGATGCCGGCCACGCGGATCGGGTCCCGGGGCATGGCGAGCAGACGGCCCGCGAAGGTCCCGATCATCTCGGCCGCCGGGTATCCGAGCAGGGCCTCGGCGGCGCGGGTCCAGCCGATCAGCACCCCGTCGCCGGACACCACCACCGCGGCGTCGGTCGACGCGTCGAGAGGTGCGCCCGGTCCCTCGGACACGGACGCGTCGGAACCTTCCTGTGCGGAGTCCATGCAGCTCATCCTCTACAGCCATGTTCCTGCTAGTCCGCGTGTTGTGCACGGCCCGGCGCAGGGCACGGTGCGGGGTGCCGGGTGCGGGAGGACGCCGGGCCGCCCCACGCCGGGGCGTGGCCCCGCGAACACGCGTCGGTGGCCCCCGCGCGGGCCGCTCCCCCGGCCCGGAACACACCGGGCGCTCGGCCCCGTACATGCCAAGAAGGCGCTCTGGAGTGGGCATGACCGGTGTCAGGGCGCAGCATGGAAGAGCCGGGGTAAGGGCCGACGTGCGCTACACCGGCGACAGAGCCGGCACGCCGCGCCGGCCGGTGGAGGAGGGCCAGGGATGACAGCCGATTCCTTGCAGTCCGAGAGCGGGGGCTACGACCCCGACGCGAGCCGGCCGACCGGGCTGCTGGACGTCCTCAGCGTCGCCGCGATGGTTCTCGACGCCGAGGGCCGGATCGTGTTCTGGACCCCGCAGGCCGAGGACCTGATCGGGTACACGGCCGAGGAGGTCCTCGGCAAGTACGCGGCGCGTCTGATCATCCACCCCGAGCACCTCCAGTCCGTGTCGAAGCTGTTCGCCGAGGTGCTGGCGACCGGCCGGAGCTGGGCCGGCGCCTTCCCCATCCGGCACAAGGACGGCAGCACCCGCCTGATGGAGTTCCGCAACATGCGGCTCCTGGACGACCTCGGTGATGTGTACGCCCTCGGTATCGCGGCGGACCACACGCTGCTGCAACGGGTGGAGACCGACCTCGCGCTGTGCGAGCAGCTGATCAACCAGTCCCCCATCGGTCTGGCCCTGATGGACCCCGACCTGCGCTATCTCATGGTCAACCCGGCGCTGGAGCGCATCGACGGCATCCCGGCGGAGGACCACATCGGGCGGCATCTGCGGGAGACGCTGCCGTTCCCCGACGTCGACACCGTCGAGTCCGCGCTGCGTCAGGTGCTGACCACCGGCACTCCGCTGCTCGACCAGTACCACGTGGGGCGCCCGCCGGCGGATCCCGAGCACGAGCACGCCTGGTCCCTTTCGTTCTACCGGCTGGAGGACCCGGGCGGGCGCGTGCTGGGCGCGGCGGCCTCGGTCGTCGACGTCACGGAGCGACATCGCGCGGCCGCCGAGGCCGACCGGGCGCGCCGTCGTCTGGCGCTGATCGCCGACGCCTCGACACGGGTCGGCACCACGCTGGAGGTGGACCAGACCGCCCGCGAGCTGGCGGACATCGCGGTCCCGGAGCTGGCCGACGTGGTCGCCGTCGACGTGCTCGACTCGGCGCTGGCGTGCCGCCGGATGCGCCGTCCGGACAACGGCCCGGAGTTCTTCCGCGCGCTGGCGCTCAAGGCGTCCCATCCCACGGTGGCGTTGCGTGCCGCGGACCCGCCCGGCGACCTGGCCACCTACGAGGGCGACCGCATGGTGACCCTGTGCGTGCACACCGGCAGGCCGGTCCTGGTGCGGCACGTCGGTGAGCAGGATCTGCCGCGGATCGCCCGGGACGCCCAGGCCAGTTCCCTGCTGGCACAGGCCGGCGTCCACTCGTACCTCGCGGTCCCGCTGATCGCCCATGGTGAGGTGCTCGGTGCCCTCGACCTCAAGCGCACCCGTAACCCGGTCCCCTTCGACGACGACGACGTCGTGCTGGCGACGGAGCTGGCGAGCCGTGCCGCGGTCGCCATCGACAACGCCCGCTGGTTCCAGAGCGTCCGCAACACCGCGGTGACCCTCCAGCGCAGCCTGCTGCCCGAGCACCCGCCGAACCTGAACGGCCTGGAGGTCGCGTCCCGCTACCAGCCGGCCCAGGCCACCAGTGAGGTCGGCGGCGACTGGTACGACGTCATCCCGCTGTCGGACGACAGGACCGCCCTGGTCGTCGGTGACGTCATGGGCAACGGGATCGACGCGGCCGCCACCATGGGCCGGCTGCGGACCGCCACCTGCGCGTACGCCGACCTCGACCTCGATCCCGGCGACGTGCTCCAGCACCTGGACAAGATCACCTGCGATCTGGAGCACTACATCGTCACCTGCCTGTACGCCGTCTACGACCCGCACACCCGGCAGTGCCGCGTGGCCAACGCGGGGCACATGCCGCCCGCGCTGGCCCGTCCCGGCACCGCTCCCGTGCTGCTGGACCTGCCGCCGGGCGCCCCGCTCGGCGTCGGCGGCATCCCCTTCGAGACCACGACGGTCGACCTGGCCGCCGACGATGTCCTCGTCCTGTACACGGACGGTCTCGTCGAGACCCGCCTGCACCCCATCGACGACCGCCTGAACGTCCTTCTGAGCTTCCTCGACGAACCGGGTCGGCCACTGGAGGAACTCTGCGACCTCCTGCTGTACGGCCTGCGCAATTCCGACGACCACGACGACGTGGCCCTCCTCGTGGCACGGGCGACCTAGCCGGCCGTGGAGACGCGCGGCGCGCCGGCGAAGGCCGGGGCACGGGCGTGGTGCGCCGGTGCTACGGCTGCCGTTTCTTCTCGTCCTTGGAGCGGCGGTGGGAGACCTGGTCGCGGGTGGAGCGCCAGCGGGAGCGTGCCTGGTCCACGACGCTGTCCCACTGGCGGCGGATCTCGTCGTCGGACGGCCGGTCGCCCGCCCGGATCCGGACCAGTTCGTCGCGCATCTCCCGCCCCAGCGCGGCGGACGCGACGATGACGAACATCGCGGCGAAGAGCGCCGAGATCATCGCGAAGACGGCGCCGACCGCTCCGTAGCGCGCGGCGTAGGAGTTGAACAGACGCGGGAGATAGATGGAGGCGCCCACCGAGTAGACGGCCGTGAGCGCGGCGGCCGTGACGCCGAAGGGCAGGAGGTCGCGCCAGGGGATCCGCTTCGCCGACAGGGCGGTGCCGCTCCACACGAGGAAGGCGATGCTCACCGGCACTTCGCAGACCGAGGCCACCACGCCCAGGGGCTTTCCGCCGAGTGTCGCGTGCATCCAGCCGGTGACGGCCGTGTAGCAGGCGAGCGCGAGGATCCACGCGAGGCCGTTCCGGGTGTTGCGGACGCTGAGCGGGGTCAGTTGCCAGGTCTGTTCGAAGAGGCGCTGGGTGGCCCGCGCGAAACTCAGCACGGAGATGATCAGGAAGATGCCTCCGAAGATGCCCACGCCTGCGCTGGTGCCGTCGGCGGGGGCGAGGAGCGACCTGACCGCCTCGGCGCCCTGCCCGGTGAGGCCGTAGCGCTTGATGATCCGTTCGGCGGCGTCGTAGTCCGAGAAACTGCTGAGGACGGCGCCGCAGAGGATGCTGAGGGGGATCACCGCGGTCAGCGCGCTGGAGGCCAGGGCCATCGAGCGGTCGAAGCCGACGATCTTCTGGAAGCGGTTGAGGACGCGCAACGCGAACGCGGGACGCAGCCAGAACGTCAGCGTCCTGACGAGGCGTTCACGATTGATCCCCGCCGTGCTGTCCTCCGTGATCTCGGGCCCGGTGTGGCGCTGCGAGCGTAACGGACAGGCGCCCGGGCGGCGCGGGACGACACGGGCCCACCGTCCCGCGTACGGCGGGATGGGCGGGCGCGACGACGGCGGGCCTACGTGAGGACGAGGAACCGCAGGGCCGTGACCGCTCCGACCTCCCGTACGCCGATCCTCTTCAGGGCGATTCCCTCCACCTCGGGGTCGTCGAACAGCCGGAGTCCTGAGCCCAGGAGTACGGGCACCACGTCGAGATGGAGTTCGTCGGCGAGTCCGGCCCGCAGCGTCTGACCGATCACGTCGGCGCCGAGGACCTGGACGACCCGGTCCCCCGCGGCGGCCCTCGCCTGCCCGATCGCCGACTCGATCCCGTCGGTCACGAAGGTGAAGGTGAGGTTCTCGTCCTGCTTGGGCATGACCCGCGGTGGTGTGTGGGTCAGGACGAAGAGCGGGACCTGGAACTCGTAGGCGCCGACATAGGAGTCCGGGTCCTCGGCCATCGCGTACGAACGCCTGCCCATGACGACCGCGCCGGTCTGCTCGATCAGTTCGTCCATGTACGCGCTGCCGCGGAGTGTCTCCGGGTCGGAGAGGCGCGCGGCGCTGCCCTTGCGGTCGGCGACGAAGCCGTCCAGCGAGATGGCCATGCCGGCGTGCACGGTTGCCATGGGTGGTCCTTCCTTTCACCGATGCCGAGGAGACGGGTCGAAAACGCTCCGTCGCAGGGGCAGACTCCGGAGCGGAGGACAACTCATCGGTCGTTCCGGACCCGCGCGACGGGTGGGGTGCGATGCCGACCCGGCTGTCGAGGGCGGATACCTCCCCTGCCTATGTCAGTGGTCTCTTCTACGCTCCGGATCATGAGCGGATGGTTGCGGAACACCGAGGTCCTGGTCGAACAGGCCGCCCTGTACCGGGAACTCGCCGAGCGCGGTGAGTTGCTGGAGCTGTCCCGCGCGGTGATGCGGGCCGCCTGCGCCAACGGCTCGATGACGGGAGTCGGTGTCGCGAACATGGACCTTCTCCGCGCGCTTCCCGACGGCGACCGGACGGAGCTGGCCGCGCTGTGGGCCGAGTGGCACGCGCGTGTGGAGGACGACTGGACAGCCGGGGAGTTCCGGCGGGATGTCGACTACCTCCGCACCGAGCTGCTCATGGCGGCCTCCGGCGTGGCCCGCGGCCTGGACGGTGACCCGCTGGCCGCCGAACGCGGCGCACAACTGGCCCTGCTGGGCGACCAGTACGTGGTCTGGTCGCACCACCGGATCTGGGAGCTGGTCGACGCGGAGCTGACGGCCGGACGCGTCCCCGGCCCGGCGGTACTGGCCGCCTTTCGTCGCACCGCCGCGGCAGCGACGCTGCCCGGATTCCGGCGCACCCAGGTGTCGGCGAACGCCGCCGAACCCGGCATGCGCAGCGTCATGGAGCGCTGGCCCGGCCCGGTGCTCAACTCCGGAGAACCGTGGGCCGATCAGGCGCTCAAGGAGACTGCCGTGGGCGGTGAACCGTGGCTTCGGCTGCTGGCCCACGCCGCTCCGGCGACCGCGAGCGCGCCGTCGGCGGCCTGGAGACGGACCGCGGCAGCCCTGATCGAGGAGGTCGGCTGCGACGCGGTGCGGGCGGCTGTGCCACGGTGGTTCGCGGCGGCCACCCTTCCGCGTACGGTCCCGCTGGTCGGCCATCCGCATCTGCCGTTCGACGTGAACACCCGTTTCGACACCTACAACTCCCATGTGCTGCGCGGGCTGGCCTGGACGCTCGCCCTGCTCCCCACCGGGCCGGACATCATCGGCGCCCTCGTCGGTCTCGTCGAGACCTCGCTCGACGAGCGGTCCGGCGACGGCCCCCGTGCCCCGCACGTGGCGGAAGCGGGGATCGTCGCTCTGGCACTGACTGGGGACGGCGTGGCGCGGGCCGAACTGGAGACACTGCGCGGATGGGTCTCGCACAAGGGCACCGTGCTGCGCATCGGCAAGGCCCTCGGAGGGGCGTGGACAGGGGCCAGTCGCTGACACACCTCCGACGACGGCGCCGTTCCGGGGAGGCACGGCAGCGGGGGTCCCGACCGACCGCGTCGGGCCGGCCGGGTGGGTGGCGACATCGTGGACGGGAAGGGCTCAGTCGTCGTCCGACAGGGCGAGTTCGGCCCAGATCGTCTTTCCGCGCGGTTCCGGCCGGGTCCCCCAACGTCGGCTGACCTGCCAGGTGAGGTAGAGGCCCCGGCCGCCCTCGTCGGCGTCCTCGGCGTAGCGGAGGTGCGGCGCCGTGCTGCTGTCGTCGGTCACCTCGCAGACGAGGACGGGCCCGTCGAGGATGAGGCGCAGTCCGATGTCGCCGTCCGCGTACCGGATGGCGTTGGTGACCAGTTCGCTGACGACCAGGCTGGCGGTGAACGCGTGCTGCTCGAGACCCCACGCGGCCAGTGCCTCTTCCACCGCGTCACGTGCCTCGCCCGCGCTCTCTGGACGGTGGGCGAGGGTCCACGAGCGGACCTGGTCGGGCCCGAGGACACGGGTGCGGGCCAGGAGCAGGACGGCGTCGTCGCTCTCCGCCTTGTGCGGCGTCAGGCTGTAGAGCACCTCGTCGCACATCTCCTGCAGGGGCCGGTCGGTGGGCAGCAGGACGTCGGCGACGGACGCCAGCTGCTCCTGCGCGTCGTCCGACACGGACCGGAGCATCGCGGTGTTGGACAGCAGCAGGACCGAGCCCTCCGCGAGCTCGAACTCGGCTGTTCCGTACTTCGGCATGCCACGGCCGAGCGACGGCCCCACCGGCACCGTGGCGTACTCGACGCGGCCGTCGGGGAAGGCGACCACGGGCGGCGGATGCCCGGCACTGGCGACGGCGCAGCGGCGTGTGACGGGGCTGTAGACGAGGTACAGACACGTGGTGTGCTCGTCGGACGGGTCGTGTTCGGTGGGGTCCGTGTGGTCGGGCCGTTCTCCGCGCAGCCGGGTCACCAGGGCGTGCAGGCGGTGCAGGACCTCGTCCGGTGGCAGGTCGAGGACGGCGAGCGCTCCGATCGCGGCCCGGACCTCGCCCATGGTCGCGGCGGCCTGCAGACCCTGGCCGGCCGTGTCGCCGGTGACCAGGGCGACCCGTGCTCCGGACAGCGGGATGACGTCGAACCAGTCGCCGCCCGCGCCGAGCGGGAAGTAGCTGGACGCCGTCTCCACGGCGGTGTGCCCCACCACCTGCGGCGGACGCAGGCTGAGTTGCAGGATGCGGGCGGCCGAGCGTTCCCGTGTGTAGAGACGGGCGTTGTCGAGGCA
The window above is part of the Streptomyces sp. NBC_01428 genome. Proteins encoded here:
- a CDS encoding GlxA family transcriptional regulator; the encoded protein is MSHIVFFLVPGVHLLDLAGPAQAFSTAADFGHPYTLHYVAEQPQVPTAQGLPLVTRVDWPELGPEDLIVVPGWRALDLADAPAIGEPALRVLRDHHARGGTVASVCAGADALGRAGLLDGRRCTTHHDVQDELARRYPRAVVVRDVLYTADDRVVTSAGIASGIDLALHLVATRHGPAVAAQVARDMVVYARRNGNEPQASTMLRHRSHLDDTVHRAQDLLDTRFDQALPLPDLAAAVGVSERTLTRLFTRATGGLTPLRYQQALRLERAEHLISHGLTVDAAAHAVGFEDARMLRRLRARTA
- a CDS encoding three-helix bundle dimerization domain-containing protein, with the translated sequence MASTVPGVSEASAPSAAGHNGPPPPPTGVTDGPGPSSAQDVAADGRSAAGHEDGRGDRSQDERATLVQLATRLKAAHPTIEASVVDDTVTAAHDAFREAKIRTYVPILVERRARNLLAAIEREGATSPEPPSLSAPAAPPGTVPAAATAFRVVSDQGPATGAPGLEL
- a CDS encoding SpoIIE family protein phosphatase encodes the protein MDSAQEGSDASVSEGPGAPLDASTDAAVVVSGDGVLIGWTRAAEALLGYPAAEMIGTFAGRLLAMPRDPIRVAGIADRCRAGMGWSGSVPLRRRDGRPVEVDLRVSAAFGIDGRECFLVSARDQRRRWTADPAFLDRFVTRAPVGMAVLDLDLRYAWMNDTLEHLGGVPRDQRLGRRLTELLPGLLSETIEGLMHKVLATGDPVIDYEYLGWSWADPYRQHAYSTSFFPLLGADNSFTGVCYTVLDITERWNARELLSLVNEAGTSIGGTLDVLRTAQELADFAVPRFADFVVVDLLESVLSTEGHGAWLSDAGPASVTPEMRRAAMSSVREGCPEAVARIGDRADFLPPPHDVHLLTEGEPVLLSVLDPADALWLAEEPERAKSIRRFGLHSLISVPMRARHTALGLATFVRSLNPVSFLPDDVLLAREVVARAALCVDNARRYTREHTAAVTLQHSLLPHPPTGGTALDIASSYLPADPTGGVGGDWFDVIPLSGARVGLVVGDVVGHGITAAATMGRLRTAVQTLADMELPPDELLAHLDDLVLRLSEEKTHDEAAGRNGSASSFLGATCLYAVYDPVTRCCTMARAGHPPPVVVGPDGQVSFPELPAGPPLGLGGMAFEAHEIELEENSLVGLYTDGLVEGDHDMEQGMARLGELLAGPDQDLEALCSAAVRQLVPVPQPDDIVLLLARTHTLGADRVVSWDVPVDPAAVSDVRARATRRVEEWGLGDLAMTTELIVSELVTNAIRYAEPPIRLRLLLDSRLTCEVVDASSTAPRLRHARSTDEGGRGLFLVAQLSLRWGARHTPEGKVIWAEQEIP
- a CDS encoding cysteine hydrolase family protein; this translates as MSRALVVIDVQESFRAGPLWETISRPKIAHQVDRLVRLARQAGDTVVWVLHSEPGSGGVFDPALGHVRLLEELHREEGEPLVHKTSHNAFTTTNLQQLLTERGIRELVVCGIRTEQCVETTTRVASDLGYRVTFVTDATATNPIAHRDAPAGQSVAELLADPRTLSAEEIVRRTEYALAGRFATIATVDELEAAAGSRA
- a CDS encoding contact-dependent growth inhibition system immunity protein is translated as MNPLLHLGCTLDEVDPPRWPAPGADATRLVRTVHGLRHSKLGDLRPGDLRMLVAQQVALHCTLPLAALLLLEEPLLDATFYPGDLLLTAVGASESAWALVPDLRTRLSSVIAALPDAEIAELPRGSAEELARFSGRSATQP
- a CDS encoding phospholipase, with the translated sequence MHRRFATGLAASTMALAAVTATAGTATAAPADKPQILSSWTQTSASSYNLWAAARSNQAAWSAYSFDWSTDYCSSSPDNPFGFPFSTSCARHDFGYRNYKAAGSFDANKSRLDSALYEDLKRVCNAYSGATKTACTSTAWTYYQAVKALG
- a CDS encoding SpoIIE family protein phosphatase — protein: MTADSLQSESGGYDPDASRPTGLLDVLSVAAMVLDAEGRIVFWTPQAEDLIGYTAEEVLGKYAARLIIHPEHLQSVSKLFAEVLATGRSWAGAFPIRHKDGSTRLMEFRNMRLLDDLGDVYALGIAADHTLLQRVETDLALCEQLINQSPIGLALMDPDLRYLMVNPALERIDGIPAEDHIGRHLRETLPFPDVDTVESALRQVLTTGTPLLDQYHVGRPPADPEHEHAWSLSFYRLEDPGGRVLGAAASVVDVTERHRAAAEADRARRRLALIADASTRVGTTLEVDQTARELADIAVPELADVVAVDVLDSALACRRMRRPDNGPEFFRALALKASHPTVALRAADPPGDLATYEGDRMVTLCVHTGRPVLVRHVGEQDLPRIARDAQASSLLAQAGVHSYLAVPLIAHGEVLGALDLKRTRNPVPFDDDDVVLATELASRAAVAIDNARWFQSVRNTAVTLQRSLLPEHPPNLNGLEVASRYQPAQATSEVGGDWYDVIPLSDDRTALVVGDVMGNGIDAAATMGRLRTATCAYADLDLDPGDVLQHLDKITCDLEHYIVTCLYAVYDPHTRQCRVANAGHMPPALARPGTAPVLLDLPPGAPLGVGGIPFETTTVDLAADDVLVLYTDGLVETRLHPIDDRLNVLLSFLDEPGRPLEELCDLLLYGLRNSDDHDDVALLVARAT